Proteins found in one Ctenopharyngodon idella isolate HZGC_01 chromosome 16, HZGC01, whole genome shotgun sequence genomic segment:
- the LOC127497426 gene encoding serine/threonine-protein kinase 31-like, which produces MDQSGIQPEKMELVVVTHVVDAITFWAQNVTDKINEKINEMLTEKCPIAPILMGRPSSHKVYGARFSEDRCWYRCKVQQQTEDKFYILYIDYGNMEIVSRSDLVELPEELQTTGLAKKYKFWGFHVSSEQDSPLFSQGKSFLHNMIHGKKLRVHKKSVCFDGTILIEAFQGSLDIGEELLKFKFAKVSLPGNRENSLPTVNLQECTGLWPTRNPSGELDTLGSSLGCMPKLRPIFSDQKPQVIKEQKTVIALQPVEKMNVGQESLSEIKALKTDGDGDGGGDGQQLCSQDTEQMPNETESELQRMREVINEKDLEIKKLKEEGSAIQQQASLLGHQLEEAKLELQTVKESYEKTKETEHKHPATVASRISQLAKKVDSLRKLRESNPCSADEDHLLESITIIMNYRISMPLSSERLELAWKAYDETLANLRGCQTMAEIESLVNSRNKARGALLAALDDFLQEVDKLPINERLDKLKEVASSLTAVFSSVMVAEQTQEYSFEKFCEWKGHKQQKIKNVRKTTDEALLALSGWAARLSKFSCLMEKSSVTEEDVADGVDEILMNADNALCEELSTEFSEQDNQERKIVFNAFHKAMRDIQREQSLLEEIRQKYELNTKFKQELQQWQSGPPKADELFVVKKRIRSLRSQLRWKLVEVSCLEEAEELDLPEILKKKEEIAETRNALFQEISHEKKQYIMLCDLVKRGFPELPMIYPEADINGYMSSAGLLMKSLDRDMFDAEPMRELSGRRPLLSTDFQGQKVVLKCYAVDEESEAKMLEQAAHYHRAQQQNPATAVPLLALFCGKSDPLAYVIVPHYSNGSLKAIQKSYPLSSSEVRKVMKGVALGLQSLHAASVTHASLHPNNVFAIGREKGIVGDYDLTKTPVQRVFDSGMVAGSISLVAPELKQGQTPSPASDMYAFGGIMLWLHVPDFSGTLENEHQNVEFTALDLDAKLLKLLSKLLISSTRLSASEALKDDYFISVDV; this is translated from the exons TTCTATATTTTGTACATTGACTATGGAAATATGGAGATTGTCAGTCGGTCTGATTTAGTTGAACTCCCAGAAGAACTGCAGACAACAGGACTGGCAAAAAAGTACAAGTTCTGGGGCTTTCATGTGTCAAGTGAGCAGGATTCCCCACTTTTTTCACAG GGGAAGTCCTTCCTTCACAATATGATTCATGGAAAAAAGTTGCGCGTCCATAAAAAGTCAGTTTGCTTTGACGGAACCATCCTGATTGAAGCCTTCCAGGGGAGTCTTGACATTGGTGAGGAGCTGTTGAAATTTAAGTTTGCCAAAGTCAGTCTCCCAGGCAACAGGGAGAACTCCCTTCCCACAGTGAACCTGCAGGAGTGCACAGGACTGTGGCCCACCAGGAACCCCTCGGGGGAGTTGGACACACTTGGCTCTTCATTGGGATGCATGCCTAAATTGCGGCCAATATTCTCAGACCAGAAACCTCAAGTTATTAA GGAGCAGAAAACCGTCATTGCTCTCCAGcctgtggagaaaatgaatgttgGTCAGGAATCTCTTAGTGAGATCAAGGCCTTGAAGACAGATGGAGATGGAGATGGAGGTGGAGATGGACAGCAGTTGTGCTCTCAGGATACTGAGCAGATGCCAAATGAAACCGAGTCTGAACTACAG AGGATGAGAGAGGTGATAAATGAGAAGGACTTGGAGATCAAGAAGCTAAAAGAGGAAGGAAGTGCCATCCAGCAGCAAGCATCTCTCCTGGGGCACCAGCTAGAGGAGGCCAAATTAGAGCTCCAG ACAGTAAAGGAGAGTTATGAGAAGACAAAGGAGACTGAACATAAACATCCTGCAACAGTTGCAAGCAGAATTTCCCAACTGGCTAAAAAAGTGGATTCTCTGAGGAAACTAag GGAGAGTAATCCATGCTCCGCTGATGAAGATCACCTATTGGAATCCATCACCATCATCATGAACTACAGGATCTCAATGCCGTTAAGCTCAGAGAGGCTGGAGCTTGCGTGGAAAGCTTATGATGAAACCTTGGCGAATCTAAGAGGCTGTCAAACC ATGGCAGAAATAGAGTCACTGGTGAACAGCAGGAATAAGGCCCGCGGTGCTCTCTTAGCTGCTCTAGACGACTTCCTGCAAGAGGTGGACAAGCTGCCAATCAATGAACGCTTGGACAAGCTGAAG GAAGTTGCATCATCATTGACTGCAGTATTTAGCTCTGTTATGGTGGCGGAGCAGACCCAAGAGTACTCTTTTGAGAAGTTCTGTGAGTGGAAGGGGCACAAacaacagaaaatcaaaaatgtaCGAAAAACTACAGATGAGGCTCTTCTTGCTCTTAGCGGCTGGGCAGCCAGGCTTAGCAAG ttttcatgtttgATGGAGAAATCATCAGTGACTGAAGAAGATGTTGCAGATGGTGTGGATGAGATCCTGATGAATGCTGACAATGCCCTGTGTGAAGAACTCAGCACTGAATTCTCT GAACAAGACAATCAAGAAAGGAAAATAGTGTTTAATGCCTTTCATAAAGCCATGAGAGACATCCAGAGAGAGCAAAGTTTGTTAGAGGAAATCAGGCAAAAGTACGAACTCAACACGAAG TTTAAGCAGGAATTGCAGCAGTGGCAGAGTGGCCCTCCGAAAGCAGATGAGCTGTTTGTGGTGAAGAAGCGCATCCGGAGCCTGCGATCTCAGCTGCGCTGGAAACTGGTTGAGGTCAGCTGTTTGGAGGAG GCAGAAGAGCTGGACCTGCCAGAGATTCTTAAGAAGAAGGAGGAGATCGCTGAGACAAGGAATGCTCTCTTTCAAGAAATCAGCCATGAGAAGAAGCAATAT ATAATGCTGTGTGACCTGGTGAAAAGAGGCTTTCCTGAATTACCTATGATCTATCCTGAAGCCGATATCAATGGCTATATG AGCTCTGCGGGACTGTTAATGAAGAGCTTGGACAGAGACATGTTTGACGCAGAGCCGATGAGAGAGCTGAGTGGGAGGAGACCTCTTCTTAGCACAGACTTCCAAGGGCAGAAAGTAGTCCTGAAG TGCTATGCTGTGGATGAAGAGTCAGAGGCGAAGATGCTTGAACAAGCTGCTCACTATCACAGAGCTCAGCAGCAGAATCCAGCCACAGCTGTTCCTCTTCTGGCGCTGTTTTGCGGCAAA TCTGATCCATTGGCATACGTCATTGTACCACACTACTCTAATGGAAGTCTCAAGGCCATTCAGAAATCCTACCCACTGTCCTCCAGT GAGGTTAGGAAGGTGATGAAGGGTGTAGCTCTGGGACTGCAGAGTCTTCATGCAGCATCTGTTACTCATGCATCTTTGCATCCCAACAATGTGTTTGCCATTGGCCGAGAGAAAGGCATTGTTGGAGATTACGATCTCACGAAGACACCT GTGCAGAGGGTGTTTGACAGCGGGATGGTGGCTGGTTCCATCAGTCTGGTGGCTCCGGAGCTGAAGCAGGGTCAGACGCCTTCCCCAGCCTCTGATATGTATGCCTTTGGAGGCATCATGCTCTGG CTGCATGTTCCAGACTTCAGCGGAACTCTAGAGAATGAGCATCAGAATGTAGAGTTCACTGCTTTGGATCTG GATGCTAAATTGCTCAAGCTCCTCTCAAAGCTGCTGATTTCCTCTACAAGACTGTCTGCTTCTGAGGCCCTTAAGGATGACTACTTCATCTCAGTTGATGTGTAA